A window from Schistosoma haematobium chromosome 3, whole genome shotgun sequence encodes these proteins:
- a CDS encoding hypothetical protein (EggNog:ENOG4112YSV~COG:U~BUSCO:EOG091G0IXA) yields the protein MPKKVAKVDSVDTTKEILNLELEGYSPGISDRDSITILLKHLFPNDCVINVENLAEYIVSQDSVGTVVKPTCDDESDDDDDDDNIVFAVTSVVDLSHESAMKHSVVKDLRNFILEGVKSSKNVPTRCKVEELLEKDVDCKSFLLINERFENLPLSICSEAISSLPSEFKSSDLLPTHLFILSWAYSEEVKDSDKKYEFAYPEIEFVVPHALHVLELDHNSLTLHSAKKKQSSDGDDDEGTNDFNTLLLIIIPMDRFHDMLTSLASHV from the coding sequence ATGCCGAAAAAAGTAGCAAAAGTTGATAGCGTTGATACAACCAAAGAAATTTTAAATCTTGAGTTAGAAGGATATTCACCGGGTATTAGTGATCGTGATAGCATTACAATCCTGTTGAAACATCTTTTCCCTAACGACTGTGTTATCAATGTTGAGAACCTTGCCGAATATATTGTGTCACAAGACTCAGTTGGTACTGTAGTTAAACCTACATGTGATGATGAAagcgatgatgatgatgacgatgataacATAGTGTTTGCAGTGACCAGCGTGGTAGATTTAAGCCATGAGTCAGCTATGAAACACTCCGTAGTCAAAGATCTTAGAAACTTCATCCTTGAGGGAGTTAAAAGTTCGAAAAACGTTCCGACGAGATGTAAGGTCGAGGAGCTTCTTGAGAAGGATGTGGACTGCAAATCATTTCTTCTTATTAATGAACGGTTCGAAAACCTACCACTTTCTATTTGTTCTGAAGCTATTTCTTCCTTACCATCTGAATTTAAATCCTCTGATTTACTCCCTACTCATCTCTTCATATTATCATGGGCATATTCAGAAGAAGTCAAAGACAGTGATAAGAAATACGAATTTGCATATCCCGAAATCGAATTTGTTGTTCCCCATGCTCTACATGTATTGGAATTAGATCATAACAGTCTTACTCTTCATAGTGcaaaaaagaaacaaagtaGTGATGGCGATGATGATGAAGGAACAAACGACTTTAATACTTTGTTATTGATAATTATCCCAATGGACAGATTCCATGACATGTTAACTTCCTTGGCTAGTCACGTGTAA